In Thermoanaerobacter uzonensis DSM 18761, the sequence TTTGTTTAAAAATACTACTATATATGGCACTCCTACCTGCCTCGCTAATAATATGTGCTCCCTCGTCTGGGGCATCGGACCATCTGCTGCTGATACTACCAATATCGCTCCGTCCATCTGCGCTGCCCCTGTTATCATGTTCTTTACATAGTCTGCGTGACCTGGACAGTCTACATGTGCATAGTGCCTCTTCTCTGTCTCATATTCTACGTGAGTCGTGTTTATCGTTATTCCCCTTGCTTTCTCCTCTGGTGCCTTGTCTATCTCATCATATCCCTTAGCCTCTGCCATCCCTGCCTTCGATAATACCATCGTTATCGCTGCTGTCAATGTCGTCTTTCCATGGTCTACGTGACCTATCGTCCCTACGTTTACGTGGGGCTTCTTCCTCTCAAATTTTTGCTTCGCCATCCTCTTTTCCTCCTTTACACAATAAACTTATCCTGGTGTTTCTTAAAATTATGTCACAAAAATGACACTTTATACATCTTTATTCGTGTGCTTTAAAAAATTCCAAACCTTGTATAATAAAAAAAACTTCAATAACAAAATTGGAGCCCGCGACCGGGATCGAACCGGTGACCTCCGCCTTACCAAGGCGACGCTCTGCCTACTGAGCTACGTGGGCAAAAGGGAATATCACGACTCCGATTTTTGATTTTACTATAAAGTTTTCTAAATGTCAATAGTTAGCTGTTCCTCATTTCAAGATATCTTTCTAATTTTCTTTTTACCCGTTGTAGAGCATTATCTATGGATTTAACATGCCTATTTAAATCTTCAGCAATTTCTTGATAAGACTTACCATCTAAATATGATACCAAGACCTCCCACTCTAAGCCGCTCAATAATTCTTCCATCTTGCTCTCAATGTTAACGTATTCCTCTTTGCTTATTATTAACTCTTCAGGGTCAGCAATGCACTGGGTAGAAACAACGTCCATCAGAGTCCTATCAGATTCTTCATCAAAGATGGGCTTATTGAGGGAAACATAAGAATTAAGCGGTATGTGCTTCTGCCTTGTTGCAGTTTTAATAGCAGTAATAATTTGACGAGTCACACATAATTCCGCAAAAGCCTTGAAAGAAGTGAGCTTGTCACTTTTATAATCCCGAATTGCTTTATAAAGGCCTATCATCCCTTCTTGAATAATATCTTCCTTATCCGCACCTACTAAAAAATAAGCACGAGCTTTTGCTTTTACAAAGCTTTTATACCTTTCAATAAGGTATTCTAAAGCAATTTCATCGCCTTTTTGAGCTCTAAAAACTACCTCCTCTTCTTCCATTTGATCATAGAGTTGATAGTAATCCTGCTGCGCCCCAGATTTCACCAATACCGCCCCCATTTATTATTCCGGCAACTTTATACGTTATAATTATACATTATATTGGTAAAGGTAGTCAAGCTAATTTTAACTGTTTTCTGCCATTTTACGCAGTTTTTTTACTATTTCATTATCAAGTCGTTCTTCCAAATTGTCTTTATAAATTGTATTCACATAGCTTTTTTTATGACTTTCAATGTATTTATTCATCTCTTCGTAAAGCTCTCTTGCAGACATTCTTATTGCACCATGAGCTAAAACTACCTGTTGCACAGTCCAATCAGAACTTACCACAATTACTTGCTCCTTTTTCGCTAATTCTACCACTTTTAATTCTATAAAGTGATCTGCCGATTCGCCTTCTCTTGTGTAAACGACCTCAATGCCACTAATTTCTTCATGTTTTTCTAAACTTCCTTTTACATACATTGCATCAAAAACTAATATTATATTTATACCTGAATATCCTTTAAAATCAGCCAACATATCTATTAACTTGTCCCGCGCATCTTGCAATTTTTTTTGTGCTTCTTCTTTTAGTATTTGCCAATTATTTATTACATTATAACCATCCACCAACATGTACAAGGACATCACGCCTTATCTTTTCTTTTTAAAAGTACTTGATAAATTAAAATGGAGGCTGCTACAGAAGCATTTAAAGAGTTTACCTTACCTTTCATAGGGATTTTTACTATAAAATCACAATTTTGTAAAACTAATTTAGAAACCCCTTTCCCTTCATTCCCAATAACGAAAGCAACAGGAAAATCATAATTCAGCTCTTCAAAACTTTTTTCCGCGTTTACATCCGTTCCAACTATCCATACGCCTCTTTCTTTTAAATCTCGTATTGTATTGTTAATATTTGATACTTTTGCTATCCTCATATATTCTACTGCTCCAGCAGAAGTTTTTACAACAGTAGCATTTACCCCTACAGCCCGCCTTTTTGGAATTATTATCCCGTGGACCCCAAAAGCCTCTGCGCTTCTTATAATCGCACCCAAATTGTGAGGGTCAGTTATCTCATCTAATATCAGCAAAAAAGGTTTTTCTTTCTTTTGTTCAGCATATTCCAAAAGGTTCTCTACTTCAAAGTATTGATATACAGCAGACAAAGCTACGACTCCTTGGTGATTTCGACCACCGGCCAGTTTACTTAAAGTGTCATTATCAGTAGTAGAAACTACAATGCCTGCTTCTTTTGCAAAATTTATTATCTTTGAAATATTTCCTCCTGCTGTTTTAGAAACGTATATTTTTTCGATTTCCTTCCCACTTTTTATGGCTTCGATTACTGGATT encodes:
- the rlmB gene encoding 23S rRNA (guanosine(2251)-2'-O)-methyltransferase RlmB gives rise to the protein MKEQDIIFGRNPVIEAIKSGKEIEKIYVSKTAGGNISKIINFAKEAGIVVSTTDNDTLSKLAGGRNHQGVVALSAVYQYFEVENLLEYAEQKKEKPFLLILDEITDPHNLGAIIRSAEAFGVHGIIIPKRRAVGVNATVVKTSAGAVEYMRIAKVSNINNTIRDLKERGVWIVGTDVNAEKSFEELNYDFPVAFVIGNEGKGVSKLVLQNCDFIVKIPMKGKVNSLNASVAASILIYQVLLKRKDKA
- the sigH gene encoding RNA polymerase sporulation sigma factor SigH; its protein translation is MKSGAQQDYYQLYDQMEEEEVVFRAQKGDEIALEYLIERYKSFVKAKARAYFLVGADKEDIIQEGMIGLYKAIRDYKSDKLTSFKAFAELCVTRQIITAIKTATRQKHIPLNSYVSLNKPIFDEESDRTLMDVVSTQCIADPEELIISKEEYVNIESKMEELLSGLEWEVLVSYLDGKSYQEIAEDLNRHVKSIDNALQRVKRKLERYLEMRNS
- a CDS encoding GTP-binding protein, which gives rise to MAKQKFERKKPHVNVGTIGHVDHGKTTLTAAITMVLSKAGMAEAKGYDEIDKAPEEKARGITINTTHVEYETEKRHYAHVDCPGHADYVKNMITGAAQMDGAILVVSAADGPMPQTREHILLARQVGVPYIVVFLNK
- a CDS encoding NYN domain-containing protein; this translates as MSLYMLVDGYNVINNWQILKEEAQKKLQDARDKLIDMLADFKGYSGINIILVFDAMYVKGSLEKHEEISGIEVVYTREGESADHFIELKVVELAKKEQVIVVSSDWTVQQVVLAHGAIRMSARELYEEMNKYIESHKKSYVNTIYKDNLEERLDNEIVKKLRKMAENS